Genomic window (Larimichthys crocea isolate SSNF unplaced genomic scaffold, L_crocea_2.0 scaffold97, whole genome shotgun sequence):
TTTCTATAACTTTACATGGAATTCTGTCCTGGGGGCATAACAGCTGCTTTGAAAAGAGggatctctctctgtctctctttcttacaGTTTTTGAGAACATCTAATGATTGCCCTTTGAGGCAAATTTATAATATGCAAATCTGCAAATAAAATTGATATGACATGTCTTTGCTTGTTCTAATGATTTATAAGTTAGTTTTTGATGGGAAACATTTTTTGCAGAAGCTGTACAGAACaggttttaaataaatgtttagctGATGCTTAATTGTAACTATTTATTAACATCATTTAAATAGACCTGAaagttttaaagatttaaatctGTATCACCTTGAAATAAAAAGTGCGTATTTATGTTGCATAagtatttctgtctttctctgcagccCCCATGGGAAGCATCTCTTCTATGGAAGTGAACGTGGATGTCCTGGAGCAGATGGACCTGATGGACATCTCTGACCAGGAGGCCCTTGACGTGTTCCTTAACTCAGGTTCAGGAGCTGACGAGGGAGCGCTAGCATCTGCACTACCAGGTGCACCACTTGCTTCaatttgcaataataataataaagaaataattctTATCTGTTTTCTAATGCAAATTTTTACAAAAGCATAtaatgaaatgtgtcaaaaaacacaaaacgatGAAGATTTATGAGACTTTTTCCATTATTATTGAACCAAACAGGGTTGTAATGTATGTGTACATCTGTACTTCATCAGAGGAAATATTAATATGGAATTGTAAGAGATTTTAAGATGTTACTACAgaggaatatatatttttaatcttacacaaatacatgtaaaatacccatgctaaaaaaaaaaagaaaactagcACTGTCAGAACAAATGTTCTAATCCCCTCTGCCAATAGAGTGTGTggacgaagaagaagatgaggaagacGAAGATGCAGAGGTGGTGTACAGGGAGCGTGCACCTTTGAAACGGCAAAATGAAGTCCTCACAAAGTCACGCATGTCCTCTACATCGTCTGGTTCCAGCGATAGCAGCGAGGGAGGAGTCGACACACCTGTGATCCAGTCGGATGATGAAGAAGTCCATGCCGACACTCTGCTTCTGACCTCCGTTCCCCATACCAGAGatgaagaaactgaggaggaagatgaagaggaaagatGTCTTGCAACTAAATCTTCATAAAGACTTACTTTACTCTTTGTAGAGGTACAGAGGGTAAAAAGATCTCTTTCTATTTCTCTGTCTCTACATTTGCATTCCTTTCTTTTGGGGAAACCCCTGCATGGTTGACCTGGCTGTGTCTTATGAAAGTTTCCTATGTACTTTGGATTTTTCTTTGCAACTAAAATAGTCTCTATTTTTCCTAGTAACtgttaaagattaaattaattaaattgttttgttgtttgaactCTTGGCAACATTCCTGTTTCCTGATGTGTCATACCACTTGTTTCCTATTGCCAGAAAGAAACCGTGCCCATTTTGTCTTGAAAGCATATGTGCTGAACAGCCATGTGAAACAGAAAAGCCACAGTGCATCTTTGCTTTAAAGCCTTTCCACAAGTAAAAGAACCGAAACAGAGCAGAGTCATAATcagaaacaaatacagacaaatacaaagaaaagggAAATCCAAGGCAACCTGTAAAAAGTAATTATCCATTATCTATACCTCCTTAGAGAGTGACGGGGGCTGGAGCCAAGCTCACACTGGACAATCACGTAGCTGAtacataaagacagagagcCATTCAAAGTTGCACCTATGAGCAATTTAGAATTTCTAATTACCTAATCAAACCTGCATGTCTtcagactgtgggaggaagttgGAGTAGCTAGaggaaaccaaaaacaacaacaacaataaaaaacacttgcTGTAAGGCAACAGTGCCAACATTGCCTGTGCCTTGGATTTTCCTCTTATTTATTGGTGTGTAGATCATGTAGATCATTGGGTTTGACCTTAACATGAATATAACACATGCACTGTAGCATAGATTAATTGACACTGACTGTACATTACAGACTGGAATGGTGCaaatttacagtttaataaGTCAGAGGTTCAACCACTACAGAGTATTGCTCTGCTGAACTATGGCAGGTGAAACCTGTACCTCAAAGTACAATCATTAGACAGTTGGCAAAATATATGACCAAGAGCGAGTGATTCATTTCACAAAGATTTCTGTGGTCATGCCTGTGTATGTTCACACgcaagtgtgtgtgggagcgTGCAAGTGgtacaatacaataataattacaatGCAACAGGTAGGTGAACCTACTTTCAAGACCTTTTTACAGTGTTATTCATCGTGTGTATCTCTTCCCCATTTGAACATCTTGCTATGaactaaataaaaagttaaaatggttgaatttactgtatgtttgccTGTGTTTGATGTCCTCCACTCACAGTTTTGGGTTCGCTTTAGGCTTTTCTAATACAGCCAAGTTCCATGGTTGTCTCTGCAATGCATTTCTCTCAAACTTACGTTTCTAAACCTCTTTCTAACCGAATAGTCAAAAATAACAtctaacaaacaaaactgaatgcTAAACATGCTGGCAATGCTTAGATGGTCTGCATCCTGTACATATAAATCATGAAGGATAGATTCACATAGGTTCCCCATGcatttttgtttgcttctttcaTAGTGTGTGTGAAAT
Coding sequences:
- the LOC104919620 gene encoding dysbindin isoform X2 encodes the protein MSSTGSANHNKRLASETDNSQRVLDNDSAQHLKMRDRQRFFEEVYQHDMDNYLPSAHLQIDCRKPPMGSISSMEVNVDVLEQMDLMDISDQEALDVFLNSGSGADEGALASALPECVDEEEDEEDEDAEVVYRERAPLKRQNEVLTKSRMSSTSSGSSDSSEGGVDTPVIQSDDEEVHADTLLLTSVPHTRDEETEEEDEEERCLATKSS
- the LOC104919620 gene encoding dysbindin isoform X1; its protein translation is MFFCFFKNKNRQTGRVRLLSTKTETDNSQRVLDNDSAQHLKMRDRQRFFEEVYQHDMDNYLPSAHLQIDCRKPPMGSISSMEVNVDVLEQMDLMDISDQEALDVFLNSGSGADEGALASALPECVDEEEDEEDEDAEVVYRERAPLKRQNEVLTKSRMSSTSSGSSDSSEGGVDTPVIQSDDEEVHADTLLLTSVPHTRDEETEEEDEEERCLATKSS